A genomic window from Pseudocitrobacter corydidari includes:
- the znuB gene encoding zinc ABC transporter permease subunit ZnuB has protein sequence MIELLLPGWLAGMMLACAAGPLGSFVVWRRMSYFGDTLAHASLLGVAFGLLLDVNPFYAVIAVTLFLAGGLVWLEKRPHLAVDTLLGIMAHSALSLGLVVVSLMSNIRVDLMAYLFGDLLAVTPEDLISIAIGVVIVLAILFWQWRNLLSMTISPDLAFVDGVKLQRVKLLLMLVTALTIGVAMKFVGALIITSLLIIPAATARRFARTPEQMASIAVGVGMIAVTGGLTFSAFYDTPAGPSVVLCAAMLFIFSMMKKQAQ, from the coding sequence ATGATTGAATTGTTACTGCCCGGCTGGCTGGCCGGGATGATGCTGGCGTGCGCCGCTGGCCCACTGGGTTCGTTTGTGGTCTGGCGTCGCATGTCCTATTTCGGCGATACCCTGGCCCATGCCTCATTACTGGGCGTGGCGTTTGGCCTGCTGCTGGATGTTAATCCTTTCTATGCGGTTATCGCGGTTACGCTCTTTTTAGCCGGCGGGCTGGTATGGCTGGAAAAACGCCCTCACCTTGCGGTCGATACCTTGCTGGGGATTATGGCGCACAGTGCGCTGTCGCTGGGTCTGGTGGTGGTCAGCCTGATGTCGAATATCCGCGTTGACCTGATGGCGTATCTGTTTGGCGATCTGTTGGCGGTGACGCCTGAAGATCTGATTTCCATCGCGATTGGCGTGGTGATTGTGCTGGCCATTCTCTTCTGGCAGTGGCGTAACCTGCTGTCGATGACCATCAGCCCGGATCTGGCGTTTGTCGACGGCGTGAAGTTGCAGCGTGTGAAACTGCTGCTGATGCTGGTGACGGCATTAACCATCGGCGTGGCTATGAAGTTTGTAGGTGCGCTAATCATTACTTCGCTGCTGATTATTCCCGCCGCGACGGCGCGTCGTTTTGCCCGTACACCGGAGCAAATGGCGAGCATCGCCGTTGGCGTAGGGATGATTGCGGTCACCGGCGGCCTGACCTTCTCGGCGTTTTATGATACACCGGCTGGCCCGTCAGTCGTTCTGTGTGCAGCGATGCTGTTTATTTTCAGTATGATGAAAAAGCAGGCTCAGTGA
- the znuC gene encoding zinc ABC transporter ATP-binding protein ZnuC, translated as MTNLVTLENVSVSFGQRRVLSDISLALKPGRILTLLGPNGAGKSTLVRVVLGLVAPNEGVIKREGKLRIGYVPQKLHLDATLPLTVERFLRLHPATKKADILPALKRVQAGHLLNAPMQKLSGGETQRVLLARALLNSPQLLVLDEPTQGVDVNGQVALYDLINQLRQELDCAVLMVSHDLHLVMAKTDEVLCLNHHICCSGTPDVVSMHPEFISMFGPRGAEQLGIYRHQHNHRHDLQGRIVLRRGNGHS; from the coding sequence ATGACGAATCTTGTAACACTGGAAAATGTTTCGGTCTCATTCGGCCAGCGCCGCGTGTTGTCTGACATTTCGCTGGCCCTCAAGCCAGGACGCATTTTGACGTTACTCGGGCCGAACGGCGCGGGTAAATCCACGCTGGTACGCGTGGTTTTAGGCCTGGTAGCACCCAATGAAGGCGTGATCAAGCGCGAGGGCAAACTGCGCATTGGCTATGTGCCGCAGAAATTACACCTCGATGCCACGCTGCCGCTGACGGTGGAGCGTTTCTTACGCCTGCACCCGGCGACCAAAAAAGCGGATATCCTTCCGGCGCTGAAACGCGTGCAGGCCGGTCATTTGCTTAACGCGCCCATGCAGAAACTCTCTGGCGGCGAGACGCAACGCGTCCTGCTGGCACGCGCGCTGTTGAACAGCCCGCAACTGCTGGTGCTGGACGAACCGACGCAGGGCGTCGACGTTAACGGGCAGGTCGCGCTGTACGATCTGATTAACCAGCTGCGTCAGGAACTGGACTGCGCGGTATTAATGGTTTCGCATGATCTGCACCTGGTGATGGCTAAAACGGACGAAGTTTTATGCCTGAATCATCACATCTGCTGTTCCGGCACGCCGGACGTGGTGTCAATGCACCCGGAATTTATCTCAATGTTCGGCCCGCGCGGCGCTGAGCAGCTCGGCATCTACCGCCATCAGCATAACCATCGCCACGATTTACAGGGTCGTATTGTTTTGCGTCGGGGAAATGGTCACTCATGA